The following coding sequences lie in one Populus nigra chromosome 15, ddPopNigr1.1, whole genome shotgun sequence genomic window:
- the LOC133674266 gene encoding indole-3-pyruvate monooxygenase YUCCA6 produces the protein MDCLRELEGKHAHDPLFEKIMNKPSRVFVPGPVIVGAGPSGLAVAACLKEKGVLSMVLERCSCIASLWQLKTYDRLRLHLPKQFCELPLMGFPSEFPTYPTKQQFLHYLESYAQKFEIGPRFNETVSHAEHDKVNGFWRVKTVGKKLEETEYVCRWLVVATGENAEAVVPEIDGMGEFGGDIKHTSYYKSGEEFTGKKVLVVGCGNSGMEVCLDLCDYSAKPSLVVRDTVHVLPREMLGQSTFGLSMWLLKWLPVRLVDRFLLIVSRLMLGDTARFGLDRPELGPIELKNLSGKTPVLDVGTLAKIKSGDIKICPEIKKLKRHTVEFIEGKTENFDAIILATGYKSNVPSWLKEGDMFSEKDGFPRRPFPNGWKGECGLYAVGFTKRGILGASVDAIRIAEDIERCRNEEAAPCDRSVLMKSPPPPPPPSFSCLEFDL, from the exons ATGGACTGCTTGAGAGAATTAGAAGGCAAACATGCTCACGATCctctatttgaaaaaattatgaataaacCTTCACGTGTATTTGTCCCTGGTCCAGTTATTGTTGGTGCTGGTCCTTCAGGCCTAGCCGTGGCAGCTTGTCTCAAAGAAAAAGGTGTCTTAAGTATGGTACTAGAGAGATGTAGTTGCATAGCATCTTTGTGGCAGTTGAAGACTTATGACCGCCTACGCCTTCACTTACCAAAACAATTCTGTGAGCTTCCTCTCATGGGGTTCCCTAGTGAATTTCCAACTTACCCTACTAAGCAACAATTTCTTCATTATTTAGAGTCATATGCACAAAAGTTTGAGATTGGTCCCCGGTTCAATGAGACTGTGTCACATGCTGAACATGATAAAGTTAATGGGTTTTGGCGCGTGAAGACTGTTGGGAAGAAGCTAGAGGAGACCGAGTATGTGTGCCGCTGGTTGGTGGTGGCGACCGGAGAGAATGCGGAGGCGGTGGTGCCAGAGATTGATGGAATGGGAGAATTTGGAGGGGACATAAAGCATACAAGTTATTACAAAAGTGGAGAAGAGTTTACAGGGAAAAAGGTTTTGGTGGTGGGGTGTGGAAACTCCGGAATGGAAGTTTGTTTGGATCTATGCGACTATAGTGCTAAGCCTTCACTTGTTGTTAGAGATACA GTGCATGTTCTACCTCGAGAGATGCTGGGCCAATCAACTTTCGGGTTGTCCATGTGGTTGCTCAAGTGGCTGCCTGTGCGCCTTGTCGATCGGTTCCTGCTGATAGTGTCGAGGCTAATGCTCGGTGATACGGCACGATTTGGATTGGACCGGCCGGAATTAGGTCCCATTGAACTCAAGAACTTGTCCGGGAAGACCCCGGTATTAGATGTTGGGACACTAGCCAAGATCAAAAGTGGAGACATTAAG ATATGTCCAGAAATTAAGAAGCTAAAACGTCACACGGTAGAGTTTATTGAAGGGAAAACGGAGAATTTTGATGCTATTATCTTAGCAACAGGCTACAAAAGTAATGTGCCATCTTGGctaaag GAAGGAGATATGTTCTCGGAAAAAGATGGTTTTCCTAGAAGACCATTTCCAAATGGATGGAAAGGGGAGTGTGGGCTATATGCAGTGGGGTTCACTAAACGTGGAATATTAGGAGCCTCAGTGGATGCTATAAGAATAGCCGAAGACATTGAACGATGCAGAAATGAAGAAGCTGCACCGTGTGATCGGtcagttttgatgaaatcaccaccaccaccaccaccaccaagtTTTTCTTGTCTTGAGTTCGATTTATAG